A section of the Larus michahellis chromosome 1, bLarMic1.1, whole genome shotgun sequence genome encodes:
- the DNAJC28 gene encoding dnaJ homolog subfamily C member 28 has product MLTNSIGHHLMVRQAMIPRNLKPLPYICGSRMLSGYKPKRNVKDSYKILELEEGCSLDDIRNSYRSLAKKYHPDSGSATADSEAFMKVEEAYRVVLSDVTTKKKSNENNEEEEDQFKPKAPQHRHYLSFEGVGFGTPSQREKQYMQFRVDRATEQVLEYRKQRLESQYAGTDLMKAKDVRESKKVKITQAVERLVEDLIQESMAKGDFDNLSGKGKPLQKFSDCPHIDPMTHNLNRILIDNGYQPEWILLQKEIRETIERLRKNIVASRSQLGGPMTPYRQKQWNRICEQFIEDIRKLNKRIDNFNLVVPILSRQMVHFSADKEIVRAQKTYEALMENREASNSDTKENEVENVKRFGWKSSLFKWLNLH; this is encoded by the coding sequence ATGCTGACTAACAGCATAGGGCATCATTTAATGGTACGTCAAGCAATGATTCCAAGAAACCTGAAGCCGTTGCCCTACATTTGTGGCAGCAGAATGTTGTCGGGTTACAAACCAAAAAGGAATGTCAAGGACTCTTACAAAATTCTGGAGCTTGAGGAAGGTTGTTCCCTTGATGATATCAGAAACTCGTATCGAAGTCTTGCCAAAAAATACCATCCAGACAGCGGTTCTGCCACAGCTGATTCCGAAGCATTTATGAAAGTAGAAGAAGCGTACAGGGTCGTGCTGAGCGATGTGACGaccaaaaagaaatcaaatgagaacaatgaggaggaggaagaccagTTCAAACCAAAAGCACCGCAGCATAGACACTACTTGAGTTTTGAAGGCGTTGGTTTTGGGACCCCAAGccaaagagaaaagcagtacaTGCAGTTCCGAGTAGACCGTGCTACTGAGCAAGTGTTGGAGTACCGGAAGCAGAGACTTGAAAGCCAGTATGCTGGGACTGACCTAATGAAAGCCAAAGATGTGAGGGAGAGCAAAAAGGTGAAAATAACGCAGGCGGTCGAACGGTTGGTTGAGGACCTCATCCAAGAGTCGATGGCGAAAGGAGACTTTGACAACCTCAGTGGCAAAGGAAAACCTTTGCAGAAATTTTCCGACTGTCCACATATCGACCCCATGACTCACAACTTGAACAGGATTCTGATAGACAATGGGTACCAGCCAGAGTGGATCCTGTTGCAGAAAGAAATACGGGAAACCATTGAGCGGTTACGGAAGAATATAGTGGCATCTAGAAGTCAGCTTGGAGGGCCAATGACACCGTACAGGCAAAAGCAATGGAATCGTATTTGTGAGCAATTTATAGAAGATATCAGGAAACTAAACAAAAGAATCGACAACTTCAATTTAGTCGTTCCTATTCTGAGCAGACAAATGGTGCACTTCAGTGCAGACAAAGAAATTGTTCGAGCACAAAAGACTTACGAAGCACTGATGGAAAACAGAGAGGCTTCTAATTCAGacacaaaggaaaatgaagtggaaaatgTTAAAAGGTTTGGGTGGAAGTCTTCTCTATTTAAGTGGTTAAACCTACATTGA